One Natronorubrum halophilum genomic window, GCCGCGAGTCCGACGCTCACGACCGCTCCGGCGAACACCATCCGGAACATATCCGGCGTCGCGTGAATGAGTTGGGCTCCGATCGGCTGTCCGAAGGTGTCCGTCCCGAGAATGTAGTCGACGTTCTGGAACGGCGGCTCGAGAACGGGAGCGTCGCCGCTCGTCGGTCTGTCGACGAGCCAGACGCCGAGGGTCCCCATCAGGAAGAAAGCGGAGATGATCGCCGTCCCGACGACGGCTCGCCAGTCGGTCATCGCCACTCGGAAGGGGGCGGCGACGTACAGGTCGAACTGGCGTTTGAGCCGTTGCGACCGCGGCGTCGGCTCCCGGTCGATATCCGCATCGAAGAGCGTTTCGAGCCCCTCCGGATCGTCGGGCTGTTCGTTACTCATCGTTACCTCCGGAGGAGATCCGGGGATCGATGAAGCCGTACGTCAGATCCGCGATCAGGATCGAAACGACCGTTACAAGGGTGAAGACGATGAGCGACCCCATGAGAACGGGGTAGTTCCGTACCTGGATGGCATCGTACACCAACAGTCCGACGCCCGGGTACGAGAAGATTTCCTCGACGATGACGGAGCTGCTGAGCACGCCGGCGATGCCGATCATGAACTGGGTGTACATCGGCAAGATGGCGTTTCGACCCACGTACTGGGTCGCAATGCGGGAGTTTCGGAGTCCGCGTAGCTCCGCCACCCGGAGGTAGTCTTCCCCGAGGACGCGGACGGAGTTGCCCCGCATCGTCAGCGCGGTGCCGAGTCCGAGGATGCTCATCGAGAGCACCGGTAGTGCGGCGTGGTGTGCGATACTTTGCATGAACGCCAGGTTAAATCCCTCTTCAACACCGAGTCCCACCCGACCGCCTGTCGGGAAGAACTTGTTCCGAATGCTGAAAAAGAAGATGAGCAAAATCCCTGCGACGTAGTACGGCGTGGAGTTGAGCGCGATAACGGCGACCGACGACACCGAGTCGAATCGGGATTTCTCCTTGAAGGCCATCACCGCGCCGAGCACGATGCTCACCGTGTATCCGATAACCATCGCGTAGACGCTGATGAGCATCGACCACGGGATCCGTTCGGCGAGCAGCGAGGTCACGGTGGCGTCCTCGTAGAGCGACTCGCCGAGGTCGAACTCGAGGAAGACGCTGGTCATGTACTGGTAGTACTGGACGTATATCGGCGCGTCGCTCTCGATGTTCGTATACTGTGCGACCAACCGTTCGACTCGCGCCGGATCGATCGTGTTCCCGGTTCCCATCTGTTGCTGTAAGATGACATTTTTGAGCGCCTCGGCCGGTCCGCCCGGCATCAGCTGATACAGGACGAACGTGAGTGTCACCGTTGCAAAAAACGTCAGCACTGCCTGTCCGACGCGTTTCACGAAATAATTACTTCTCATGTACCTTCTTTTCGATCGGTATTCGAACTCTCACTGGTATAGTGTCTGTGGTTGAGACGGTGTTAGTTGCGCGAAATCAACCCGCTCGTCAGCGCCCACGGTCCAGGGTTGGGCCGATCCAGACGAGTCTCGTCCGGATCGGGGAAGCTGAAGTTCTCGACGTCGCCGCCGAAGCCGCGATTTTCCTGCATGTGGACGATCGACGGCAGTTCGAAGTTGAACCACTGGACGAGTTGCTGGGTCAGTTCGATCGTCTCCTCCTCGGACGATGCGCCGTTCAGGTCGGTCATGAGCTGGGCCGGGTTGATCTCGACGCCGTTGCTCCCGACCTCTCGTGCGCCGACTTCCTCGGGAATTTCGGTCGAGAACGGCACGCCGGTCGGCCCGGTATCGTTGCTGCTGCCCTGGTCGCCTGCGAGGATGCCGTAGAAGTTGTTCGAGAAGTACGCCGACGGGTGCCAGAACGGAAGCGCGACGTGCCAGATCCAGGCGATGTCGAACTCCCACTCCTGGAGCTTCGAGTAGTAATCCTGGCCGATCGCCTCCATCTCCGTGTCCATACCGAACCCGTTCAGTTGGTCGCTGAACACCTTCGTCGGCTGAGACTGTGCGACGGCGGACTGCGTGATGATGTCGAAGGAGATGCTGTCGCCGTCGGGGCCGACCCACGTCTCGTCCTCCAGGGAATAGCCGGCGTCTTCCATGTGTCCGCGCGCCGTTTCTTCGTCGGCTTCGACGGGGTACTGAATGAGCTGATCGGTAAAGCCCTCACCGAGGTACATCTCCTCGATGGTCTCTCGGATGCCCGTCTGGACCTGCGTCGGCGTCGCAAGCATCCCCGTCTGCGTCGCCGCGTCGACGATCGAGGGAATGTCGATCGCGGAGATGATCGCCCGGCGAACCGAGCGGTTCGCGAGGTGCTTGTTGTTCCAGTTCAGCATGTACTTCTGGCAGTTGTAGTGGCTCAGCTCGTAGATGTTCTGGAGGTTATCGGGGTACTCCGAACGCTGGCTTTCGGCGATGTACTGCGTCATGTCGAGGTCATTGCTCTTCTCGAGTTGCTCGACTTGCGTCCCGGATTCGACGTTCGGCAGAACCCGGATCTCCTCGATGTCCGTCCGGTCCGCCCACGGGTGATCGTCCTGCTTCACCGCGAGCGTCTCGGAGGAGTTGAAGTCCTCGATCTTGAAGAGCGTGCTCCCGAGACCCTGGTCGACGAACTCCTCCGTCGAGATGGTCATCTGGAGGAGGTCGTTAGTGACGTCCTCGCGGGCGCTCTCGCCGGAGGCGTCCTGGTAGCGCTCGAGATACTCGCCAAAGACGGATTTGGGCGCTTCCATCCCGTAGCCCGCGTTCAATTTCGCAACGGTCGGCGAGATCTCGTCCTTGTAGATTCGACGGACGGTGTACTCGTCGACCAGTTCGTGCCCTTCGATTGGCGACCCCTCAGGATCCTGGTACCGATCGATCTCCGCCGCGACGAAGTAGTCTTCGGCGGTGATGTCGTCCCCGTTCCAGTAGCTCCAGTCGGTCGGGAACTCGACCGTGACCTCGTTCCCGTCGACGCTGAGTTCCTCGAAGAAATCCGATGAGACCGACCCGTCACCGTGTGCCGAGATCGTCCGCTGCAGCCAGTAGATGCTGTACGTTTGCGCGTAGTTCGCCGGGTTCCAGGGGTTGAAATGTACCTGCGTCGCCGGACGACCGCCTTCGAACGCCGTAACGAACCTCGAGCTATCCGTGCTACTCCCCATACAGCCGGCCAGTGCTGCCGCGAGCGTACCGCCGCTGGCACCGACAAACGTACGTCTACTCAGATGACAGTGGTCTCTGTTCATGATACCCACGGGCTATGTGTCACAATCCACCCTTATGTAATTTTGGGTGATACTCCCCTGAAGATCATGTTATACCGCGATAGCTGCGTCCCGAATCGTCTCCGCGCTCAGGAGATGATGCGAGCGACGTTCGGTGAAACTCCGAACGGGTGGTGTCAAACGACTCACTCGTATCGATCCGCGTCACGTGTAGCGATTTCTTCGAGTCCACTCCTTCGGACGGGTATCGATCTCGGACCGGATACGAACGAAAGACGATCGGTCACGTGCTCCGTCGCGAGCAGAGAACCATCATTCCGAGCGAGAACGACCCGACCACGACGAACGTGACGATCTGCACCACCGTGATCACGTACGTGCTCGTTCCCCGCTCGATGGCGGTCAGCGCAGCACCCAGGACGAGTAACGAGAGCACAGAAACCATAAACAGTAGTCGAAATCGGTGTCGGGATCGACAGAGGACATCGACGAACGTTTCTCCTGACATCTCGTTCGTGGTTCTCGCTCATCCATCACAAGTGTTACTGTGTGAAACCGCGGGAGAG contains:
- a CDS encoding ABC transporter permease, whose product is MRSNYFVKRVGQAVLTFFATVTLTFVLYQLMPGGPAEALKNVILQQQMGTGNTIDPARVERLVAQYTNIESDAPIYVQYYQYMTSVFLEFDLGESLYEDATVTSLLAERIPWSMLISVYAMVIGYTVSIVLGAVMAFKEKSRFDSVSSVAVIALNSTPYYVAGILLIFFFSIRNKFFPTGGRVGLGVEEGFNLAFMQSIAHHAALPVLSMSILGLGTALTMRGNSVRVLGEDYLRVAELRGLRNSRIATQYVGRNAILPMYTQFMIGIAGVLSSSVIVEEIFSYPGVGLLVYDAIQVRNYPVLMGSLIVFTLVTVVSILIADLTYGFIDPRISSGGNDE
- a CDS encoding ABC transporter substrate-binding protein, producing MGSSTDSSRFVTAFEGGRPATQVHFNPWNPANYAQTYSIYWLQRTISAHGDGSVSSDFFEELSVDGNEVTVEFPTDWSYWNGDDITAEDYFVAAEIDRYQDPEGSPIEGHELVDEYTVRRIYKDEISPTVAKLNAGYGMEAPKSVFGEYLERYQDASGESAREDVTNDLLQMTISTEEFVDQGLGSTLFKIEDFNSSETLAVKQDDHPWADRTDIEEIRVLPNVESGTQVEQLEKSNDLDMTQYIAESQRSEYPDNLQNIYELSHYNCQKYMLNWNNKHLANRSVRRAIISAIDIPSIVDAATQTGMLATPTQVQTGIRETIEEMYLGEGFTDQLIQYPVEADEETARGHMEDAGYSLEDETWVGPDGDSISFDIITQSAVAQSQPTKVFSDQLNGFGMDTEMEAIGQDYYSKLQEWEFDIAWIWHVALPFWHPSAYFSNNFYGILAGDQGSSNDTGPTGVPFSTEIPEEVGAREVGSNGVEINPAQLMTDLNGASSEEETIELTQQLVQWFNFELPSIVHMQENRGFGGDVENFSFPDPDETRLDRPNPGPWALTSGLISRN